Sequence from the [Bacteroides] pectinophilus genome:
CCACGCGAAATATCTGTACAGCCCATGCAAAAAATTCTCTGACACCGGTTGAATCCTGTGATAATTCTCTCTTAAACTGCTTTCCCTGTGCATTCTTACGAATTACCAGAGTTTTAGAATAAGGCTTCTCATCATCCACTTCAATTCCGCAAATGCTGTAATCTACCATCTTAAAAATTTCTACATATCTTAGATCTTTCATAATTTCAAGATCCCGTTCCTGCCTGACAATGCTGTCTATATTGTCAGAGGGTATATTACCCGGATATAGGACATTTAACATCCATTCGACAGTTGCTGATGCATCCTTATTTCCGAGAAGAGCCAGTTTAACTACAAATAATCCGTTACTATTATTGCTATTCTTAAGAGCAGCTGTCACTTCCCTGGCTGTTCCTCTTCGTAATGTATATATATCCTCCTGATCCCGTAAAATATCAAACACTACATGCTCAGCTGATTTCCGCTGGCTGCTTCTGATAAGTTTTTCGCTATAGATTCCTTTTGCATCAACAATAGTTTCATACTCATAAATATAATGATTCCCCGCTAAGAATACTACATTAAATTTCTGTTTGGGATTATTACACTCCATCAAAGTATCTGCGTTAATATATGAATTAACAGACTGCACTTTCATGTTTGTATCAAACAATGATTTCAGATATTTTAATCCATTTATAAAGTTGGACTTACCACCTGCGTTCTCACCTACGATAACTGCCGTTTTCAGCAGGTCATATCCTGTTTCTGTTGTAGTATAGTTATCCGGAAAGCGCTTCTTTACTTTCCCGCCTGGTGCTTCTAATGAAAACTCACACTCTTCCTTGAACGAACAAAAATTGTCAAACATATATCTTATGAGCATACTTCCACCGCCTTTCAATAATCATTATATACTAAAAAGAGCCGATGTAAACCAGTTTTTCGTTTTACATCGGCTCTTTTTATAGATATCATGTTAAAAAGCAAGCACCAAATATTAAATACATACTTTTAGCTGTTTTTTGTTGATTTTGCTCTTTCCATTAAATCGTGCAACTCCTATGAAATCATCATTATTTTTCTTCTGAACCACTCTTTTTCCTTACATAGAATACGGCTCCAATAACAATCAGCATAATACAGATACCTATAATAATGATTATCGTATTATTCCATGCATATTTTGAAGTGCTGTCATCTGTCTTAGACGCAGGAATGTTTTCATCTGCTTTGTTGTCTGCCTGACCGTTATCACTCATAATCCTGGTATCAACAACAATCGTGTAATCTGATGCATGGGTAAATACAAGTTCCACATTTCCATCCGGATCAATCTGTCCGGCACTGATAAATTCCAGTTCACCGGTCTGTTCATTGTAGTAGAACAGGTTCGCATACAGTCCTGCATTCTTTGATTCCATGTTGACGGTCAGTGTGGCTGTAAATCCAAACTCTCCGTCATAGGCAAGTGTCAGGTTCATGGAATACCGTTCCCCGGTCACATTGTTGATGACATCCACAGGAATGGATTTTCCTGCGTCGGCTCCGACTGTCACATCAAAATCAATATCTCCAGCTGCATCAGTAATATCCTGTCCATTGATTTTCCAAGAAAGACCATTTCCCATATCCAGAACAAGTGTTGTATCTTTGCCCTTGATACTGTCAATTACATCCTTCGGTACTACCGTCGTTCCGTTCATGGCAACTGTTACCGTATCGCCTGCCTTAGCTTCTTCAAGCTGTGGCTTGATAACATCCCAGCCTTCCTTGCCGCTGTCGTCCTTGATGTATGGCTTAATTGAATCTCCTTTTTCATTACCATTATCCGTATCAGGCTGTGGCTTCTGATTCTGATTACCATTGTCTGTGCCAGACTGCGGTTTCTGGTTTTGGCTGCCATTATCCTTGTTGCTGTCATCGGACTTAATCTTAGCGATCGGCTGTGTGTAACTGTGTCCGCACTTGGAGCAGGTGTAGGTCATGATGCCTTCCTCGGTTGTCGTTGCAGCCTTCGTCACTTTTGATACATAGCTGTGTCCTGTTGCCGGAATATTCTCCGTGTAGCTGTCTCCACAAGAACAGGTATACGTCCTTACCCCTGCCTCTGTACAGGTTGCTTCCTTCGTAATGCTTCCCGTATAGTTGTGAGTGTGCTTTTCCTCCGGCAGCTTCGCAATGCTCTCTGTGTAGCTGCTGTTGCATCTGGTGCAGGTGTAGGTTCTGATGCCTTCCTCGGTTGTCGTTGGCTGCTTTGTCACGGTTGCTTTATAATCATGTCCCAATGCTGCCAGCTCTTTTCCGGTACTCAGAAGTTTATAACAGTCCGTACAATAGGTATCTCCTGCGTATCCGGTCTGCGTACAGGTTGCTTCCTTTCGGTTCTTCACGGTTGTATGCACATGGTTCGTGGCATCCACTTCACCAAAGGTTTTACTACAAACACTGCATACTGCTTTTGATACGCAGGTAGCCGGTGTTCCGACCTTGTGCGGTTTTTTCTCGATTGTTGTACCAGCGGCAAGCTTTTCACCACAATCCTTACAGTAAGTATCTCCGGTATAGCCCTCCTCTTTGCAGGTTGCTTCCCACTGATTCCGTATTTCAGTATGTGTGTGATCACATTTGCTTCTTGTAATCGTAATGCTTACACTTTCTGTCTCGTAGTTGCCCTTGTCAGCTCCTGTATAAACCGCGGTCGCTGTCACTGCCACACCATCTGCAAGTGCCGTGTCCTTATCAGCCTCCTGCCAGCTCCATCCATCCGGAAGCGTAATATCGCCAACCTTCTTTGTGCTGTGTGCCGGAGCCATTGCAGCTTGCGGCATGTTCGGTGCCTGAGCTGCCTTATTTA
This genomic interval carries:
- a CDS encoding ATP-binding protein; the encoded protein is MLIRYMFDNFCSFKEECEFSLEAPGGKVKKRFPDNYTTTETGYDLLKTAVIVGENAGGKSNFINGLKYLKSLFDTNMKVQSVNSYINADTLMECNNPKQKFNVVFLAGNHYIYEYETIVDAKGIYSEKLIRSSQRKSAEHVVFDILRDQEDIYTLRRGTAREVTAALKNSNNSNGLFVVKLALLGNKDASATVEWMLNVLYPGNIPSDNIDSIVRQERDLEIMKDLRYVEIFKMVDYSICGIEVDDEKPYSKTLVIRKNAQGKQFKRELSQDSTGVREFFAWAVQIFRVVYENKVVFADEMDRVLNPILSDRVIAYINGMEHRGQFVFSTHNVLHLNLKTYMKEQIYFITKSKYELTSELYSLADFPEVRYENTKIYEFYMKGILGGTAFE